AGACGTGCTCTTCGTCCATAGATCCCTCTCTGAATCGCTGTACATGAAACAACACGATTCTGGTAAGCCCTCCTCCATTTCTGGGTGCACAACACCTTTACTGAATGATTCTGCTAGACCGTGAGTGCGGCATACATACTGATGCTGAGCTTGTCGCGCGTGTTCCCATCATCCCAGAGCGCCaacctcctccatcgccacACAAAGGAGAATGTGCTGCGAATCGAATGCAGCGGAGGTGGCCTCAAGGGCGTCTAAGAACGCTGCCGTCACGGAGATAGCATCGTATGTGATGAAAGCAGTCCTCGGCGACGGAACAGGGGCTGGCAAAGCAAACGGAATAGCGAGTCCCCGCGATGTCAGTAGGGCAGAGGGGTTGGAGTTCCAAGGCGGAAAGcggcgccccctcccctgccggCGTCACTGATCACACCTGGACTGGAGGGCACTGCGTTTCAATGTTCGATAGTGCCAGATGCATGTGATTCGAGCAACGAAGACGGGAGAATGACTGGGTATAACAGCGCGCAAAGAAAGATAGGGGGCACCTCATAATACGCAGCCGCGAGAAGGTGACACGACCTAGCGCAGGCCTTTCGGCAAAAATAAACCCTTATCAGGCTCCTCCTAAAAATCCCTCGCTAGCGTACTCCGAAGCGATGAAAACCGGTGCTTGTGACCCGGTTGCTATCAATACGCTTCATTCAGGTGATGCAACAAGATGCACTTGTACAAGCATAGGTGTGATCTTCGTGTTTCCCATGTCCTCGCCCGCGCAGCCCGAAACCAGGCGAGCCATCGCATACGTGACGTACGTACACGTCTACTCTATTCAGTGAGTGAGAACAAAGAGACCAGCATGGCTACGTTGGCACAATGGTCACCTGAGAGCTTCGGGCGGCAATGGAGCTAAAGGCATACTGGCGCCCTGCCGGCAAGCGCTCCATCGCTACGCAGTACTCTCCATTCACAATCCAGCGAACAATGCGCTCATCGGCGTCAAAGATGATCCGTATGATCGCGCCAGCCGGGAACGGGAGCCCCGTCTCGACCACCCGTGGTTCACCAAGGTAGAAGGACAGCTTTCCGTCGTTCCAATAGAACGCACCGTTGTTGCCGTcatgcggcggcgtggccaGGTCCTCCGAGGAGCCGACGTTTGAGCTAATCATCCCGACAGCCACACGATCACACTGGGAAACGCTGAAGTCGATGTGATGCTGGCCCGTGCTGAAGAAGTCGCTCGCAACACCCAGCACGGCATCGGAGATCAGCTTTGAGTTGTGTAGGGGATTGCGAAAGTAGTACTGCGACGACGTGATGTGGAACCGGGAGTTCCACAAGCCTGACAGGCCGTAGTATGCGGCCTCCTCACGGCACGAGTCCATCCAGTCCTCTGGAATCGCGTTCTTGTATCCACGTAGAAGGTTGAGCAGCATGCCGAAGAGCCGCGCGTTTCTTTCCGGGATTGAAACGACAGCGTTAGTCATCCTCTCGTCACTGCCATCACGAGAGCGCTTGCGTCCACGGGCACTCGCGTCTGCAGTCCCCGTAGCAGATGACGTACTACAGAAGTGCTGCCTTGCAAGGGAAAACAGCAGCGAGCCAGGGTCCTTCTCCAACAGCGCGCGCGACACAGCGAAGTCCTTGCCGCCGACGCAAAAGCAAACTACAGGTGGAACCTGCGGTGGCAGCCTCGACAAGCCCTCGTATCTCCGCTTCAGGCGCGCACAGAGCTCTGCCAGTGAGTCCGATTCGCGcctgcaccccacccccgagGGCAGCAGTGGTCGGGAAATGACCGACGACGACCCACCACGAGCCACCGTCGTAGAGAAGGCGTTCGCAACAGCCGCCGGCGGTTCCTCGTCCGAATCCATGCCATAAATCAGTAGGCACCCAATGCAAACACCAACGATCGACTGAAGCCCAATACAGCTGCCGCCCTTGCGACTCACAGGTACCAGCACCTCAGAGCACAGAAAGCGGAGAGGGTCAGAGGGGAGCAGGAAAAAAACGCAAGCAGAAATCAAAAGAAGGTTTGCGTTGTGCAGCGCGACTTTGGCTAGCTCGCTTTACCGATTTGAGACTAAAAAGCGGGGCAGGTGTTGCCGTCACGCCAGCGATCACGAGCTCCACACACTGAAGAGACGGACGCTGTAGAGGAAGGCGTGAAGGTCAAGCGCATATCGGAGAACGAGAAGAATCGACAGCCACAGAGGGAGACTTCAACATAAAGAGCCGTGCTTGGTTCGCTGATATGGAGACTGCCCTGTCAAGGTCACTGCCCGGCGAGGGACAAGCAGTGTAGCACGGGTCCGAGATGCGACCCCGCCCATGCATTCGGCACGAAGCGTCTGTATGGCCCTTTGCGGGATCCTCTCGAATCATTCGAGGCTTTTCTTCGCTTACGGTGATTTGAATCGGGAGAGGGGTGCTCTCTTGTGAAACAGCCGCGAAGGAGATAAGAGACGTCGACGAACAGCGGCGCACGACATCCACACACAGATGCGAAATGAATAGAAATCGAAATACGGCCGTTtagggtggggagggggcagcaaAACCGATACTATCGCTGTTCTCACATACATCACAGGCCTTTACGCCGTCAATAGGTGTTGCACTTGAGAACGGAAAGCCCGTGCTGATAGTCGAGGGCAGAAGCATAAGAGGTAATCTCGACACAGCTGCCGCCATCCAAAAAGGTAGGCAGCGTCAGCGTCTCAGTGTCCTCGGATGCGTCGTCTGACGCATCGTCGCTGTCCTCCTGCCTCGACCGCACGCGAGGCAGAGGAACGCGACGGTTGCCTGGCTCAGCGAACACatcggtggcagcggtgcgagcGTTATTGATGCACAGCGCCAACGCACGAGAGTCACTGCGGCTGTTGAGGACGAACTTGCGGAGGTGCGACTTTACATCCTCCGCAGTGATGGTCAAGAGGGCGGCAATCGTCCGCTGGCGACTTTCAAACTTCGACAGACTGAGATACTCACCCTCAAGACGCTGGACATCGCCCTCGACAGAGTCGGGCATCTTCTCCAGAGCCGCAATCAGACCCCTCTTCACCTTCTCGACCTCCTCAGCAGAGCATAACGTGTCCAGCCGCGCCTCCACGgcagagaagaaggcgacgaTGCGGGAGAGCAGGTAGACGCAGTCCACATCCTTCAGCGCACTCTGCACCACAAAGAGGGTGTGCGCTGTGCAGTAGTCGACACTTCTTTGGGCAAACACAATGTAGCCCAACGCCTCCCGCGTGCGCAGCACGTTGAAGAAAGAGGAGCTGATGAGCTTCATTGCGGTGTCTGTGAGTGCCATTACACGCGGAGTGGCCTCGCCGATGATGACGTCGACGACAACAGCCGCGTTCGGGTCGGCCGGGTTCGATGGTGGCATTGAGAGAACATCGAAGGTGGAGAGCACGCTCTCGTTTGCTTTCCCATCTCCAGCACGCGGGCCGTATGTgtcgcgcacacgcggaaTGGTGTCCTTCAGCGGGATTGGAATGGTTAAGGTTTCGAGGAGGTTCTCCAGCTGACCAACCAGCATTTCGCGCACATCCTGTGTGGAAAGCACGTTCCCCGCAACGAAGCACTCGAGCAGGAGACCGCTCTCCAAGTACTGCTTCACAAAGGTGCAGTAGCCCTCGTACGTGGCAGCAGACTCGCACGCAAGCATCTCGCTAAACAAGTAGTACGTGTGCCGAGTCGCCTTCTTCTGTGTCTCGTGGAGAACCTTGTACGGCTGGCCCATCCCCACGTTCTTGAGCCTCTGCACGCCTGTCTCCAGGTACGTCGCGTACTCCTCCGCAGTACCCTGGAGCACCTCCATGGACAGCCCCTTGCGCACTACGGCGAAGAAAAACTCGTACAGCTTCTGCGACGGCCCCTCCACTGCAAAGCCCAGCCCCGTTTCCGAGAAGATCACCTCGTTAGTGAGCGACGCTAGCGTTGCGTAGTAGGCCATCTCCGTGATCGCGTTGGACAGTATGCCGTGCATGACGCGCGTGTACAGCCGGTTCAGCGGGCTCGCGGACGCAACGGGTGAGAGAACgttgcaccgcagcgccattTTGAAGGTGCTGTGGTGGCCCGCATCCCTCCTGACGTATGTCACGGCGTGCGGGGAGGCGATCtcgtccaccgcctccgcagcggccgGTGGGTAAATTGTGAAGTCTGTGGCAATGAACGGATTCGTGGACGGTAACGCCAGCTCCGGCGGATACGGGCCGCTGATGAGACTCTGCCACCGCGCCACGTCTTCCTCCGGTATCCTGACCGTCTGGTACAGCGCCTTGTGGAAGCGCGAGACCATGCTGACCGGCACCTGCGCGAAGGCCgggagcgagagaaacaGCTCCTCAGCCGACGCGTTACTCTCCCCCGCttgctccgcctcctctgcggaCTCCCCCTCGGAACCCTGGCtgtcctcgtcatcctccgCGTCGTGCTGCTTTCCATGGCTCTCCACGAGGTTTCCCTCCGCTGGCGTGGCGCCGGTGACTGCATCACTCGGCATATCTCCCCACTGCATGAACGTCACGCAGTTCTGCGGTGTCAGCTGACGCACATAGGTCAGAACCGCCTCCATATCGTCCTCGAGcaccacgctgccgccgatcCAGCAGTGCTCCAGGTCGGTAGCGTTGGCGTTCTGTGCGAGCGTGACGCAGTGGTTCGCCGGCGCGCCAGCGTCAACGCTCTCAAAGAAGaggcgctcctcggccttcATCCCCTTGTACACCTCAGCATCCACGCCATGCGCAATCGACTGGCCAATGCCCTGGTAGAGCAGGTCCACTACCTTCAGCGCGTTCCGGAACCCCTCTACTGTGAGTGTGACAGAGGCTTCCAGGACTTCAAAGTCATCGTCCACACGGTGGGCGCCGGCCACCATGCCTGTCGCCCAATTGCGCTTCTTCAGCACCCCGAGCACGGAGGTGTCGCACTCATGCCCGAGGAGGTGGGCAATGTACGCCGACGGCGTTGTGCGCcacgccgacgacggcgaccgCACCGCCCACATCAGCCGCAGCTCACGCATCTTCCGCACCGTGCGCACGTTGGTCCAGGAGCCGAGCGCGGCACTGGTGAACAGATGCTCGCCGGCCTcgagaaaagaaaagcgcgGAACGGCTCCCTGCTTCATCCGCGCGAGCGGCCCCTCGATGAGGCCTAGCACCTCGTCAGCTGGTCGCGTGCTCACCACCACAATCGTCGCCCCATCCGCCAAGTAGTAGCGGGAGTGGAACGTTTTGAGCGACTCGCGCACGTCGAttccccgccgctgcggctcgtCCCGCAGGGTGGTGAGGTTGCCATTGCCGTAGCGGCTGCGTGGGTGCTTCGGGTTGCAGAAGTCACGGATCAGCTCGTCGAGACGCCAGTAGTCGTTATTGTGGTTCTTctcgtcctcgctgtgcACCGCGTTCACCTCCCGGGCCACCGCGCCGGGACTGAAGCTGGGAGCCGCGAAGAACTCCACAAACCGCTCTAGCGCCCCCTCAAGGCTGCCATCGCTGACGCTGAAGTAGTACACCGTATCGCAACCCTCGGTGAAGGCGTTGGTGAGGCCGCTCGCTTTAGACACAAAACTGTCGAACTCGTCCTCCTTGGGGAACTTCTCTGTTCCCATGAAAAGCATGTGTTCGCAGAAGTGCGCCAGTCCAGGCAGCTCCACAGGGTCGTTCAGCTGGCCTGCACGGATGCacatggccgccgccggcattTTCGCGTTCGCATCCTGCACGACGACGCATTTGACGCCGTTGCTCAGGACATAGCCAGAGTACTTCGCGCGGATTACCGCCGGTGTGATTATGTGCTGGGCGACGCTTGTCATTGCCGCTTATCCCGCTGGGTGGGTGCAGGTGAGGCACGACGAGCCTGTGGTTTGTGTCAACGTGGAAAACGAACGGCAAGAGAAGCGCGGATGTGAAAGGCAAAGCGTGGAGGATAAGATGGACTGGGAAAGCGCGACGGCAGTTGCGATGGAAATTGAGTGAGTGAGTAGAAAtgaggaagaggcagcaTCACATAACTGAGAGAGATCGAGAGACGGTCCGAGAGAGGCTTTAAGGCCTCCACGAGCCGCAACCTTGCCTTCCACTATCCCCCATCAAGCCCTTGTATGTGCAAcagtggggggtggggaagcTAAGCAGGCCATTGTGGAAAAGGCAGCTGTCAGGATTCAAAGAAGGAGCTTGTCGTTGTATCATCTATTCCCCTGGGCCTCAGGTGGACAGTGAAAGCggttttttgttgttgtttctgTGAGGACGTTCTGCTTCTGCACTGCAATCCAGTCCCTGACGACGAGAGACAGCTCAGCGTCGCATAGAGTTCCagtctcccccctcccctactaTCCCCCCTGCCAATGCAGAACAACCTCAggtggtggcagggtcaAGCACATACGATTTGAGGAGATCAGAGTGCTGTCTCGCTGCTCATGTCGGCGatcaggtcctggatggtGTTGCGTCGGAACAACCTGTGACGTTGTACATTTTTTTACCATACAtgtgatgggcagagtgtcgaCATGATTTCAACGTACTCCATCGGACCCTCGTACTGCTCACTGGTGGGGGAGATCCTACGCCACCACCAAGAGACGCACCATATGGCTACCGGCACAATGGGTGCGGCTGAGAGGCGGCCTGCGAGGCAGATGGTCAGTAAAGCTTGAGGTAGATACCATGCTCTCAGATAACCGAGCCAGCGCATCGCTGTAACGCGGGCGTTTAGCGCTGCTTGGTATTACGCGATGGGGCCTATGACAAACTGGGGGCTTGAGTGGACTTCCGCTCATTACTTATGGCAGACAGAAAACGTTGGAAAAAGAAATCTCCACCGTACTCGCCTGCACAGCTTCGCAGAGGCGTCTGTGCTTCACAAGCGCTTTGTCACGACAGACACGCACCGAGACCAATAGCGAGTTGCGGTGTCCGACACCAAAGAAACGGCTGTTGCGTTGGACAAGAGGGCATCCGGGCATTTGGACGAAATTCATACGTGAGCAGTACGGTCACCTGTAAGACAATGGGTCCTTCATGGGGGTGCTCGCACCCTTTTCGACCCACTTGTACTCCACCTCCTCATCCGCGTGAACGGAGCCGTTGCTGCAGCCATTTGCAGCATCAGCGAGGGACTGTTCAAACGGCGTCTCCTGGTTGGCGACGGCTCCAAGAGACATAGACCCGTCCGATCGCTCTTGATCTAGTACGATCTCGTGGCGCCCGCCGTTCCTTGCGGACGGGAGAAGGAAGAACAGCGAAACGCGAACAAATATAAAGAGAAAACAGCCAATCATGAAAAAGCGCACGTATTTCTCGGTGTCGCCGGAGACATAGCCATCCGTCGTCGAGCCCGGCTGCTCGTAGACGTACATGCGCATCTTGGGATCCCTCCAGTCTCCATTGCTCTGCTCTTCCGCCTTctgttgctgctgagcgCTATGCTTCCATTTTCCGTCCTTAACAGCCTCGTACGCCTCGTTCACCGCCGCAAATCGTGCTGCGTTACCCTCTGCCCCGCTGTCTGGGTGGAACCTTAGTGCCAAACGGTGATACGCCTTCTTGATTTCGTCTTTGCTGGCGTCCGGCTTTACGCCTAGAATCTTGTACGGGTCGAACGGGCCGGCGCCTGCCGCACCCAGCAAGCGCCGTGAGAGGCGGAGCATGCTTGCTAACCGGTGCGTGCTCTACTGCCCGTGAACGCACACCTGCGCACAGCAAAAACAAAAGCGTGGACCAGTtctggtggtgtgcgtggtTGTGTCACAGTCACCCCTGAGGAGGCGAGAAGTGATCGTGCAGGGGACcaacaaaaaagagggaagagaagagcagTGAGGCGCACGCAGGAGAAAGAGGGACACTGGAGAAGTGCGGCACCAGAAGCAGCAACGGGCACCGGAAGGGGGTCACGAAGAGTGAAAAACACTACCCGATTCGCAGCGGTCCAAAAGGCAGCGCGAAGCAACCACCTCCGCTGCAAGTGGCGAACGCGGTGAAAGCGCCGGCTAACCTTGACAGGCAGCGTGGTGTACGACTCAGCTGCGGGAAGGTGTAGTGCGCTGATCCAAGAGAACAATGAAATTGCCTCACGCGAACAGTTCATGTGTTTTCTTCGTGGTTCGTCATGTACGCGCGGTATCGAAATTTCCTCCAGCACGCGGTACAAGCAGTGGCGCAAAAGGGAAGTAGTCCGACATGGCGCGCAGAAAGACGCTGATCACGTCACCTTGCTCACCATCGTATCGCCTGCAACGAAGCAGGTTTTCTGTGTCGCAGGGATGCACAAGCCACATGTACTGACCCAGCTCCTGGTTCCATGAGAAGCTCACGAGCGGTCGATGCACAGCTCCCGTCACATCGGCCGGTTCCACAGTCGACTGTGCGTTTACAAACGTGAGATTTGGCACC
This genomic stretch from Leishmania mexicana MHOM/GT/2001/U1103 complete genome, chromosome 30 harbors:
- a CDS encoding metallo-peptidase, Clan ME, Family M16 — protein: MTSVAQHIITPAVIRAKYSGYVLSNGVKCVVVQDANAKMPAAAMCIRAGQLNDPVELPGLAHFCEHMLFMGTEKFPKEDEFDSFVSKASGLTNAFTEGCDTVYYFSVSDGSLEGALERFVEFFAAPSFSPGAVAREVNAVHSEDEKNHNNDYWRLDELIRDFCNPKHPRSRYGNGNLTTLRDEPQRRGIDVRESLKTFHSRYYLADGATIVVVSTRPADEVLGLIEGPLARMKQGAVPRFSFLEAGEHLFTSAALGSWTNVRTVRKMRELRLMWAVRSPSSAWRTTPSAYIAHLLGHECDTSVLGVLKKRNWATGMVAGAHRVDDDFEVLEASVTLTVEGFRNALKVVDLLYQGIGQSIAHGVDAEVYKGMKAEERLFFESVDAGAPANHCVTLAQNANATDLEHCWIGGSVVLEDDMEAVLTYVRQLTPQNCVTFMQWGDMPSDAVTGATPAEGNLVESHGKQHDAEDDEDSQGSEGESAEEAEQAGESNASAEELFLSLPAFAQVPVSMVSRFHKALYQTVRIPEEDVARWQSLISGPYPPELALPSTNPFIATDFTIYPPAAAEAVDEIASPHAVTYVRRDAGHHSTFKMALRCNVLSPVASASPLNRLYTRVMHGILSNAITEMAYYATLASLTNEVIFSETGLGFAVEGPSQKLYEFFFAVVRKGLSMEVLQGTAEEYATYLETGVQRLKNVGMGQPYKVLHETQKKATRHTYYLFSEMLACESAATYEGYCTFVKQYLESGLLLECFVAGNVLSTQDVREMLVGQLENLLETLTIPIPLKDTIPRVRDTYGPRAGDGKANESVLSTFDVLSMPPSNPADPNAAVVVDVIIGEATPRVMALTDTAMKLISSSFFNVLRTREALGYIVFAQRSVDYCTAHTLFVVQSALKDVDCVYLLSRIVAFFSAVEARLDTLCSAEEVEKVKRGLIAALEKMPDSVEGDVQRLEGEYLSLSKFESRQRTIAALLTITAEDVKSHLRKFVLNSRSDSRALALCINNARTAATDVFAEPGNRRVPLPRVRSRQEDSDDASDDASEDTETLTLPTFLDGGSCVEITSYASALDYQHGLSVLKCNTY